A region of Diospyros lotus cultivar Yz01 chromosome 3, ASM1463336v1, whole genome shotgun sequence DNA encodes the following proteins:
- the LOC127796950 gene encoding uncharacterized protein LOC127796950: MSKIGPLGNEGYRDWHNMGRGLKNHEASKEHIDCMTSWIELETRLSKNKTIDQSVQIEINKEREHWRQVLKRIIAVVQRLAKNNLAFRGDCEKLYVENNGLFLQMIEMIAEFDQIMKEHIRRIQAHETHYTYLGPKIQNELIQMLATEVKSSILIKVKQAKYFSVILDCTPDASHEEQMSLVIRCVDYSTNSVMVEEYWVEFLKVDDTSGLGLFTELKNMLTNLELDIDDIRGQGYDNGSNMKGKHKGVQTRLLEINPRAFYTPCGCHSLNLTLCDMANCCPKAMSFFGVIQRIYTLFSSSTKRWKIFKDHVKGLTLKPLSQTRWESHVESMRPIKEQTVQIIDALFDLVDTSEDPKTKSETESLATHELQNFEFLLGMVIWYKLLHAINTVSKFLQAENMDIDVAISLLEGLLLFLDDYRESGFDKAMVEAKQIANEIGVEAVFREKRMIRRKKQFDEDGSDEITQSAEDSFRVNYFLFIIDRARSSFQTRFEQFKKYEETFRFLFNLERLKCADDDTLLGSYKNLEKSLTHNGHSDIDGDDLFLELTILKYSLPKETKKAIDVVNYLKRMDECFPNACVAYRILLTIPVIVASVERRPPNLKYGTAAGIRCKSKSFMALMCTPP, translated from the coding sequence ATGAGTAAAATTGGTCCGTTGGGAAATGAAGGATACAGAGATTGGCATAATATGGGTCGAGGCCTTAAAAATCATGAGGCAAGTAAGGAGCATATAGATTGCATGACTAGTTGGATTGAATTAGAAACAAGACTGAGTAAAAATAAGACAATTGATCAAAGTGTGCAGAttgaaatcaataaagaaagagaacacTGGAGACAAGTGTTGAAGAGGATAATAGCTGTTGTGCAAAGATTGGCAAAAAATAACTTGGCATTTCGAGGAGATTGTGAGAAGCTGTATGTAGAAAACAATGGTCTTTTTTTGCAAATGATTGAAATGATTGCTGAGTTTGATCAGATTATGAAGGAGCACATTCGACGTATTCAAGCACATGAGACTCATTATACATATTTGGGtcctaaaattcaaaatgaattgatacaaatgTTGGCAACTGAGGTAAAAAGTTCAATTCTTATAAAAGTTAAgcaagcaaaatatttttcggTCATATTAGATTGTACGCCAGATGCTAGTCATGAGGAGCAAATGTCCCTTGTAATACGATGTGTGGATTATTCAACAAACTCTGTAATGGTAGAAGAATATTGGGTAGAATTTTTAAAGGTTGATGATACATCAGGGCTTGGACTTTTTACTGAGCTTAAAAACATGTTGACCAATCTTGAGCTGGACATTGATGATATAAGAGGTCAGGGGTATGACAATGGGTCTAATATGAAAGGGAAGCATAAAGGTGTACAGACAAGATTACTTGAAATAAATCCGAGGGCTTTTTATACTCCATGTGgttgtcatagtcttaattTGACTTTATGTGATATGGCAAATTGTTGTCCTAAAGCTATGTCATTTTTTGGAGTGATACAACGCATCTATACATTGTTTTCTTCATCTACCAAGCgatggaaaattttcaaagatcatGTGAAAGGTCTTACACTTAAGCCATTGTCACAAACACGTTGGGAAAGTCATGTTGAAAGTATGAGGCCTATAAAAGAGCAAACTGTACAAATAATAGATGCTTTATTTGATTTGGTAGATACTAGTGAAGATCCTAAAACAAAGAGCGAAACTGAGTCCTTAGCAACACATGAACTTCAGAATTTTGAGTTCTTGCTTGGCATGGTAATTTGGTACAAGTTGTTGCATGCAATCAACACTGTAAGTAAATTCCTTCAAGCTGAAAATATGGATATTGATGTTGCTATCAGTCTTTTAGAAGgacttcttttgtttcttgatgACTATAGAGAATCTGGGTTTGATAAGGCCATGGTTGAAGCGAAACAAATAGCAAATGAAATAGGAGTTGAAGCTGTATTTCGAGAAAAACGTATGATTCGAAGAAAGAAACAGTTTGATGAGGATGGCAGTGATGAGATAACACAATCAGCAGAAGATTCttttagagtaaattatttCCTCTTCATAATTGATCGAGCTCGTTCTTCATTTCAAACtagatttgaacaatttaaaaaatatgaggaaaCATTTCGATTTCTGTTTAATTTGGAGAGGTTGAAGTGTGCTGATGATGATACTTTATTGGGGTCTTAtaagaatcttgaaaaatccttgACGCATAATGGTCATTCTGATATTGATGGAGATGATTTGTTTTTGGAGTTGACAATCTTGAAATACTCTTTAccgaaagaaacaaaaaaagcaaTTGATGTGGTGAACTATTTGAAGAGAATGGATGAGTGTTTCCCAAATGCTTGTGTAGCGTACAGAATTTTGTTAACTATACCAGTTATAGTTGCATCTGTAGAAAGAA
- the LOC127797721 gene encoding non-specific lipid transfer protein GPI-anchored 14-like: MDSSKQACCIFFLLLAAGSAHADLEKDRQECADQLLGLATCLPYVGGDAKTPTIDCCSGLKQVLHTGKKCLCILVKDRNDPNLGLKINATLALSLPAACHAPTNISECPGLLKLAPNSPDAKVFEDFTAGNKGSDSKPPPADRKGNPSGGSSSEIKSDGGRGRRWLGVEMISATLIAVVVHVLPNL, from the exons ATGGACTCATCAAAGCAAGCGTGctgcatcttcttcttgctgCTGGCTGCTGGTTCTGCGCACGCAGACTTGGAGAAAGACCGGCAAGAATGCGCCGACCAGCTGCTGGGCCTCGCCACCTGCCTCCCCTACGTCGGCGGCGACGCCAAGACTCCGACCATCGACTGCTGCTCCGGCCTCAAACAAGTCCTCCACACCGGCAAGAAGTGCCTCTGCATCTTGGTCAAGGATCGCAACGATCCCAACCTCGGCCTCAAGATCAATGCCACACTCGCCTTAAGCCTCCCCGCCGCCTGCCACGCCCCGACCAACATCTCCGAGTGCCCCG GTCTGCTGAAACTGGCGCCTAACTCACCCGATGCGAAGGTGTTCGAGGACTTCACTGCAGGCAACAAGGGGAGCGACAGCAAGCCGCCGCCGGCCGACAGGAAGGGGAATCCTAGTGGTGGATCGAGCTCGGAGATAAAGAGCGACGGCGGGAGGGGAAGGAGATGGCTGGGAGTTGAGATGATTTCTGCAACTCTCATTGCCGTGGTAGTTCACGTTTTGCCAAACCTGTGA
- the LOC127797663 gene encoding uncharacterized protein LOC127797663 has protein sequence METKHNRMIIRTAMASRLLLISLIVLWRSLLRPYDTSASINPTCLSSSSSSSPPILFPRIARAIEDSIVWDSVYFVRIAQCGYEYEQSYAFFPLLPLCISLFSHTVFAPLIPVIGYRAVLGLSGYVINNIAFVLAASYLYKLSVIILKDREGALRATILFCFNPASIFYSSIYTESLYSLFSIGGLYHLMSGADHFATLLLALSGATRSNGVINAGYLCYQTMHKAYDALFCKRHFYLTVQVLTAGALHCLCILVPFIAFQAYGYWNICLGHIPVETRPWCTARFPLLYNYIQSHYWGVGFLRYFQVKQLPNFLLASPILSLALCSIVHYVNLRPEVYISLGFRGSPENKNLVPTTFPTVTDKRADSGYTLAAPSSGIEQEDQILRRRKRAIKGYVPVTLPVENEFSDKLVLPFILHLGFMAATTFFVMHVQVATRFLSASPPLYWFASYLMVSPGTGKRWGYLIWAYCAAYIFLGSLLFANFYPFT, from the exons ATGGAAACTAAGCACAATCGCATGATCATCCGAACAGCAATGGCCTCGAGGCTCCTCCTGATTTCCCTAATCGTTCTATGGCGGAGTCTCCTCCGTCCCTACGACACTTCCGCCTCCATAAACCCTACCtgcctctcttcttcttcttcttcttcgccgCCGATTCTCTTCCCTCGAATTGCGAGGGCGATCGAGGACAGCATCGTGTGGGACAGCGTCTATTTCGTCCGCATCGCTCAGTGTGGATACGAGTATGAGCAGTCCTACGCCTTCTTTCCTCTCCTCCCTCTTtgcatttctctcttctcccacaCAG TGTTCGCACCGTTGATTCCAGTTATTGGATATAGAGCTGTCTTGGGGTTATCTGGATATGTAATTAACAACATTGCGTTTGTCTTGGCTGCAAGTTACCTGTACAA GCTTTCAGTTATTATTTTGAAGGACCGAGAGGGAGCACTGAGAGCAACGATTTTGTTTTGCTTCAATCCAGCTTCTATTTTCTACTCCTCAAT ATATACTGAAAGTTTATACTCTTTGTTTTCGATTGGGGGATTGTATCATTTAATGTCTGGTGCAGATCATTTTGCTACACTTTTGCTTGCTCTCTCAGGGGCTACAAGGTCAAATGGGGTGATTAATGCAGGTTATCTTTGTTATCAGACCATGCACAAGGCTTATGATGCTCTCTTTTGTAAAAGGCATTTCTAT TTGACAGTGCAGGTTCTTACTGCTGGAGCTCTGCATTGTCTTTGTATTCTTGTACCCTTCATTGCTTTTCAAGCATATGGATACTGGAATATTTGTCTTGGACACATTCCAGTTGAAACGAGGCCATGGTGCACGGCAAGATTTCCTCTACTGTACAATTATATTCAAAGTCATTATTG GGGAGTGGGGTTTTTGAGATATTTCCAAGTAAAACAGTTGCCAAATTTCCTCCTTGCATCTCCAATATTGTCTTTGGCACTTTGCTCAATCGTCCATTATGTAAATCTACGTCCGGAAGTTTATATTTCACTGGGTTTCCGAGGTTCTCCTGAGAATAAAAACCTAGTGCCCACGACTTTTCCTACAGTCACAGACAAAAGAGCAGATAGTGGTTACACTCTGGCTGCACCCTCTTCTGGGATAGAGCAAG AGGATCAGATTCTTAGACGGAGGAAACGAGCAATCAAGGGATACGTTCCTGTTACTCTTCcggtagaaaatgaattttctgATAAGCTTGTCCTTCCTTTTATTCTACATCTGGGATTCATGGCAGCCACAACGTTTTTTGTCATGCATGTGCAG GTCGCAACTCGGTTCTTATCTGCCAGTCCACCTCTCTACTGGTTCGCCTCATATTTAATGGTCTCTCCTGGAACTGGTAAGAGGTGGGGATATTTGATATGGGCATATTGTGCAGCCTATATCTTTCTTGGCAGTTTGCTCTTCGCAAACTTCTACCCTTTCACCTGA